The Triplophysa dalaica isolate WHDGS20190420 chromosome 18, ASM1584641v1, whole genome shotgun sequence genome includes the window AATACATCTTTCTAAATATATCTCTTCTTACTAATAATTTTCCTCTTTCCAaccttgtttatttatttctactgTCACAAACAGAAAGTAAGAGATGTGATCAGTCATCTGACACCAACTCCGGAATCACCCCTGTCATCACCCAGCAAGCATGGCGACCGGTTTATACCCTCTCGAGCCGGGGCAAACTGGAGCATCAACTTCCACAGAATAAATGTGGgtcacatataaaaaaaaaagaaaattagcTTTATAACTTGATATCTTTTGCTTGACATCTTGATAACATCTCTTGCTATTTTGTTTTGAGAGTAAAGTTTGCATATTtctttttatcattataataGGAAAATGAAAAATCCCCAAGCCAGAATAAAAAAACCAAAGATGCAACATCAGACACTGGTAAAGGTATGTGTGTAGAGAGCAACTGAAGTGGTTTCTATTAACCATTTCACTGTCTCCATTAGACTAGATATAAATGGAGATAATATGTTACCTGGtggtttcattttttgttgttgttgcaacCTATGTATTTGCTTATGTAAGTTCAATTTCCAATCTGTACTGCCTGTTTATATTCAAGACAACTGTGTACTTCCATGTAGTTCAGACTTGTATGTCTcttcaaatattgttttcttttgttaacatttcagtttgttttctttaaacaaacaaaaggtGAACAGACATACTGATAGAATTtctgtaataaaaatgaattttaaatgcACTCCAAGTCTACTGCAACATCCGTTTCCTTTCTATTGAATTACAGCGGATGGTTTGGCGTATTCTGCCCTGCTAAAGAATGAGTTGCTAGGAGCTGGGATTGAGAAGGTCCTGGATCCTCAGACAGAAGATAGAAGACTACAGCCCTCCACACCAGAGAGGAGGAGCCTATTTAGTGTATGTCTTTGTGATGTGGTCATATGATACATAGTACTAATCTGTGTTAAATTCTTACTCTGAATTTCTGTGTCTATGCCCAGTATTCTCTTAGTGCTAAGAGATCCACGCCCGATGACAACAGTGTTTCCCCATACTCCTTGTCACCTGTTAGCAGCAAAAGGTAATttattattacttaaaaaaatgatggttGAGGGTGGCacactttgtttaaatgtcatgctttgtttgtttatagtcaaAAGTTGCTGCGGTCGCCAAGAAAACCCACACGCAAAATTTCCAAGATTCCATTTAAGGTGCTTGATGCACCTGAGCTTCAGGATGACTTCTACCTCAACTTAGTGGACTGGTCCTCCCTAAATGTGCTAAGTGTTGGACTGGGAACTTGTGTTTACCTTTGGAGTGCCTGCACCAGTCAAGTATGCATTTTCTCAAACATTTGACACCTGTAATGTTCTCATTTTTTCCCCCTGAAGAAACTCAGTATGTGAAGTTTAATAAGATTGTATCTCTTTGGTTTGTTTGCAGGTAACACGACTGTGTGATCTGTCAGTAGAAGGAGACTCCGTCACGTCTGTCGGTTGGTCGGAGAGAGTAAGTTAAACCATTTACCTCTTCCAGAAGGTATTTTATCCTAAGTCTGGATGCCAAACAGCGCTTCTTGTTCTGTTATAGGGTAATCTGGTTGCTGTTGGTACACATAAAGGCTTTGTACAAATTTGGGATGCTACAGCTGGcaaaaaactgtttgctttggaGGGGCACACAGCAAGAGTGggtaagaaacatttttgttatacCTCTAGGTGACGTTTACTTCAATTATTTTCTTTGCTGTTCCTGTCTTCAATATACCACTTAgtgatctttttttatgttcGTCAAAGAGGTTGCGCAAATTAAACTGTAAACATGTGCTCAAAGGTGCATTGGCCTGGAATGCAGATCAGCTGTCATCGGGCAGTCGGGATCGCATGATCCTGCAGAGAGACATCAGGACACCACCTCTGCAGTCAGAGCGCAGGCTGCAGGGCCACAGGCAGGAGGTGTGCGGACTCAAGTGGAGCACCGACCACCAGCTGCTGGCCTCCGGTGGAAATGACAATAAGGTATCTGCTTGTGTGACGGAACACTTTTTGGGGAATTTATCAGACTGTGTTCTATTCACCATTCAATTAGAATTGAGGGATCAAACTTACATTTCAAAGCCTGTCATTTTTCAACATTTCGTATTTTGTCTTGGGTGAAAATTGGATTTAGAAGATGTGCATTGCTCTAAAAGGATTTCTATGATCTTTGCAGCTGTTAGTGTGGAACCACTCCAGCGTGTTGCCTATGCAACAGTACACCGAGCATCTTGCTGCAGTGAAAGCCATCGCTTGGTCTCCTCACCAGCACGGGTTGCTCGCCTCCGGAGGGGGAACGGCGGATCGCTGCATCCGCTTCTGGAACACACTTACAGCGCAGCCACTACAGTGCATTGACACAGGTTCACAGGTCTGCAACCTGGCCTGGTCCAAACACACCAATGAGCTGGTATGTGCATTCTGatcatttaataaagaaaaggtTGAAAACGGCACCCTATTAATTCTATGTctgttaattgtatttttatggtTTAATTTTATGCTTTGTCTTTTCCAGGTAAGCACACATGGTTACTCTCAGAATCAGATTCTCGTGTGGAAATACCCCTCACTCACTCAAGTAGCCAAATTAACTGGCCATTCTTACAGAGTGCTCTATCTGGTAAGTGTCTCTTTCTTCGGCTAATGGTTTTGAATAGTTACACTACAAGTGACtaattctgtgattttatttttttaaggcaATGTCTCCAGATGGGGAAGCAATAGTTACAGGAGCAGGTGATGAAACTCTGCGCTTTTGGAATGTATTTAGTAAAACACGATCAACAAAGGcaagttctgtttttttattttgcattgtattgcatttatttCTCCAATGTGtgcttatttattgtttgttttgtcttccaGGAATCTGTGTCAGTTTTAAACCTGTTTACCAGAATACGATAATTTGGCTGCTGAAAAAGGGATGTATATCCATGTCGTCGATTTCACACACCGTAGACAGCATATCACTAAATTATCTTCTGATATCTTGTACACAAAACATGGgacatttgtcatttcattttaagttCAGACGTTATGTTTACTTTTATGTGTACAGTTCAGttcattattttatgtgttggtTGTTTTTGGTTACAAAGAAGTGTCTATTATGAACGTGTATGTCATCCAAGCCTTAAGCCAGATCATAATGCCATTGAATCAGGGTCTAAAGAAAAATTGCCATTTGTGAAACAACTGCCTCTGGAATAGTTTGTGAGAATCCTAATGGGTTGCTCTTTTGATTGTAAGggtgaaaaaaatgtttatgaaaaaattcagtttttaacTTGAGTTGTTTAAGATGATTATAACGTATTATAAAACACCCTGAAAAAACTGtcttgtttatttgtcaaaaggaATGAATTTTCTTCACCAGATTTAAATGAGTGGATgaagtgttttaatgtttaaatgggTGCATTGGTCAGAGGGTTATTTTTTGTggcagatataaaaaaaatacagtgcatCCGGAAAGAATTCACAGCGCTATACTTTTTCCGCATTTTGTAATGTTACAGCCTTATTcaaaaatggattaaattcattactttcctcaaaattctacaaacaataccccataatgaaatctttacaaatgtttaaaaacaaaaactgaaaaaagcaCTTGTACATAAGTATTTACAGCCTTTGCCATGACATTCAAAATGACCTTGGATGCATCCTGTTTCCActgatcatccttgagatgtttctacagctGGATTGGAGTCCACCTGTGGTAAATTCAGTTGATTGGACATGATTTGGAAGGGCACACGCCTGTCTATATACGGTATCACAGTTAACAGTGCATGTTAGagctgtaaatgtaaatgtcagagCACAAACCAAGCCTGGAAGTTCAAGGAATTGTCTGTAGATCGCCGACAGGATCGAGGCACAGATCTAGGGAAGGGTACAGAAAAATGTCTGCAGCGTTGAAGGACCCAatgagcacagtggcctccatcaTCTGTAAGTGGAAGAAGTTTGGAACCACCAGGACTCTTCCTAGAGCCGGCCAAACTGAGCGATCGAGGGAGAAGGGCTTTAGTCAGGGAGGTGTCACTCTGAAGGAGCTCCAGCATGTCTCTGTGGAGAGAGGAGAACCTTCCAGAAGAACAACCATCTCTGCAGCACTCCACCAATCAGGTGTGTATGGCAGAGTGGCCAAATGGAAGCCACTCCTCAGTAAAAGGCACATGACAGCCCGCCTGGAGTTTTGCAAAAGGCACTTGAAGGACTCTGACCATGAGAAACAAATTCTCGGGTCAGATGAAACAGAGATTGAACTCCCAGTCTGGAGGAAACGAGGCACTGCTCCTCACCCGGCCAATACCATCcctacagtgaagcatggtggtggcagtATCATTCTGTGGGGATGTTTTTCAGTGGAATGTGGAAAAAGTGACGCGCTGTGACTACTTTCGGGTAAGATGTTTGCATGTTTTGGTAAGTTACACCATTGTTGTCCTTGGCAAGCAAAAATTGTCAAACCGGTACAAATGCTTCTCTAATTTATCATTCTCAAGAACTGTAGTCAAAAAGATCCAGATCAGGTGAATTTTGCAGACAAGGAAATCTGATCCTGATAATCTTAAGTATACTGCTTTATGAGGGCCATGCTGTGTGCCCCTTTGTCTTCGACGCCACTGATTTCCAAAATGTGGAGCATCTCAGGGCACTTATCACACACTTTTACATGCAGTAAAGAGGTTTGCATGACTACCACAGAAGACATTCAAACGTTTAATTCTAGAGCATGTCAGAttatttgttgacattttctATTCAACCTTCCAATATTCCTTAAAAGAATTCAAGATCGGACACAAACTGAATGCAAGTAAAGGATCAGtttatttattgtcataaaGGGAATAGAAATATGAACATAAGCGTGAAGTGTAAACCGTATGCAGATGAAATCACTCTATATTAACAGTGATTTTAAGTGCATGTCAGGAATCTTTTGATGCTAGTTTCCATCTCTGTAACCACTGCTGGAAAGTCAGACCTTCTCTCTGCATCTCTGGCAGGGCAAACTGTCCGGGCTGCTCCCACCTGCATTTACacagtaaatattgtgttaaaacTTTAATCTGAATCAAACTGACAAGGTAGTATTACTTGTTCTTATAGGTTTTATTGTGAACCAATTTTATACCATGATTCATCCGAGATGTTGCAAATGTCAGAGCCCTTACCAGTGTGCGATGGCAGTCTTAACTTGTTCTCCATAAACCAGGCCTTTAGAGCATCTCATTGTTAGCTCACGGGCCCGAGGCAGCAATGTCTCCAGAATCTCTTTATCCGTCATCTTCACACACTCCAGCAAGGCTGAAAGAAATCCAAAATTGTTTCACTGGGAGAAATTTGGTCTTTTCAATCAATCAGAAttttaaaaaactttctgtAACATGAACTTGTTGACTTATTCAAAAGCCATTTTTAGCTAGATTTTTATCGGTTTGATCTCAAGACAGAAACCAAGTCTGAGGTGTGGCTTTTCTGCTTGATCGACCAGCGACAGAGAAGGACATAATGAGCGATACCCGTTGAAAATTTTAACTGTTGATACCATATTTTGTGGTGCAGAAGTTCAGCAATTTTCCAGGGATAACGGGTACACAAATTCATATGCAGTAGTAATTAAAGAGCGCAGATGCAACCCTGTAAATCCATCAAACGATGTTTCgtttaaattagcatttttttatcaGGCTCATATATTTACTTTCAACAATACCAGAAATTTCAGTGTAATGACATACTCTGCTGATCAGGTGATGCTAACTGTGCATTCAGCGTCTGCAGCTCTGCTGTTGACTCAGAGAGAAGATGAAGAAGTCTTCGCAGAATTCGGATCTCCAGTCTCAGATTCGTAGCCTGAGACCACAGCTCTTCGGGAGCCTAGCATACAGAAACCAAAAATTGCACATGACAAAGCACATGAGTAGTCCATCTAACAGCAACAAGAGATTTCTGAAGACTACACGATTGAAGCATATGACACTTTAAGTGGTTGtacaatccctttaaattggAAGTCATGGCATAAACATTTGAagggtttggttccaaaattagataaaaaatcatgtttttattgtgcattccaattagttgatttgttttgatttaagccataatacctaaacaataaataaacttaaaacctgtaaataaaataacaacatgatttttcattttggaagcaaactcttAATTAGTAGTCTAGGAACCTTCACCTTTGGTTCTGAAATATCTGTTTGATCAAAAATGCAGTATTGAAGTGGTCAAAACAATAGATTTACTTACAACTGCAATCCattggttgaaaataataaaaaaaaaagtttaagcAAGTTCATAGAATCGGGTTCAAATTTACGTATTACGACTTTGAAAGTTTACTTAATGCTTGTTAAAACACTGCGTATCTCACCATATACATGGGAAATGAGAGCCCTTCACGGAGTTTGTGTAAAGCAGGAGATTGTATCCGGTGGATGGAAAGCTGAGTTGCTGGAACCTTCTGGCCACTGCAAATTACAGAATTCACAGTTTCAGGTCATCCAATCATACAGCTACCATGTTACACAAATTTGGATGTTTTTAACACCAGCTCTTAAGTTATGAAATTGTTAAATGTAAAGTGGAGAAAAATGAATAGATATATTTGCTGACCCGTTCATGACCCTACAGTCCAATGCAGCCAGTGAAACACAGCTGAGGTGTTTGGCCCCCTGTGACACAGAGTTGCGCTGTCCACTGGCAGCTTTAATCACGTTCTCAAACTGAGGACCAAGCTTTTCCTGGACAAACTGGTTAACCTAGAAACCATCAAGCTTTATCAAAACTTAAAGCATTTTGATGCAACGGGCAttatgaatgtatttaaatgtccagtaaaacatctgccaaatgcatacatgtgaATGTTGCCAGTGCTCGAAAAAAAGTAGATATGCACCTCAGCTTGGACACGAGTTAATTCAGTCTTCAAAGAGGAGTTCCCCTTGATCAAGCTCCGAATCTGTTCTTGTCTCCAGTCCTACAGACCCAAAAGAAATGTCACTTGGCTCGAAAccaacattctgatatttgttaacaatatgGAAAGGGACTTCAGTGACCAATAAATAAGCAAAGACAACCCACCAACAGCTGTCTAAAGTCCATGACACTTTGCCACTGTGTCTGCAGGGTCCTGATGGCTTCCTGTCCCTGTCTGGCCTGTAGTTGCAGCTGTGTAAACTGCTCTCTGATGTTGTCTCTAACCGCCACCTGCTTCACTGCCTCCAGCTCCAACTCAAACACACTCCTACACATAGACACAAGGCTTTAAGTCCTGGACATAACAAATCATACACAGCCTAAAAGCTTATATAGCATGCCGTCATATGAGACACTTAGATGGACAATGTTTCACCTGGCCTGTGGGTCTGTATCCAGTGCCAGTGCGGGCTTACTCATTAAAGCTGTGAGTTCAGCCTCCAGCTGCCCACGTCTGCAGCGAGTCTGAGCCAACTCAACATAACTCCGTTCAACCTCCTTCCAGGCAGACTGAACCCAAAGTAAGCAGCGTGAAgagaaaatgctttatttacagCATTATACAAGGAAAACAGAATTGAAATCCCTTGTTATCACCTGTAACAGACTTTGAACAGATGCTAACTCTTCCTTCTGCTCAGCTGACACATCTATTAGTTGATCGCTCTCATATCGAATCCTACAAAAAGTAgcttaaataagtaaaaaaataaaagcttttgaTTTTGGTAGACAATGTAAACATTTACCCCAGAGCCGACACATCACGGCCCACATCCAAATTTACAATCTTTTCTTCTAGCTCCACCTGCTGCCTGGAGGTCAGGGTTTGAAGAGCCGAGAGCACTTGGTTTGGAGGATGAGAACACAGGACGttctaaaaaatgaaacatattgTTATTTTCACGGTCAGAACAGGCAAAAAATACTCCTGCAAGACTTGTCTTCGCCCACCTGCGCTGCACTCATCCAGTGCTGAATCACAGCACTCCTTTGGTCAACAGTAAATCTGGATGAAAAGACAGGAACATATAACGTCAAATCTGATACATTGCACGGTATATTGATGATATTCAAGATCACTTGTTCTTACTCTGCAGACTGATTTGCCTTAAGTTCGCTTTCAAGCAAGGTTCTGAAAAATAGAACTCTGTCATCACAGAGGTCTCGGATATCTCTctgaaataagtaaaaaattaaatcaactTTTCAGACTTTTGATTCGTAGGCCGAAAGGATGCTTTTGAAAAGAGTACAACAGGAATCCAACTAAACAGAGAAGTACTTACTAAAACCATGGGATCTGTGCCAGATTCACTGTTTCCACTGCCAGATGGTCCAAAGACAAGGTTCATCTCTGCTTTTCTGGAAAAGCCATACAAGCATTTAAcggtaaaatgtaaaatatcacCACAATTAACACTTTTCCATATTCAATATTTGAGTAACCTAAGAAAACCTTAGcaattgtaaaaatgtcttatGCAAATGTCTAATGGAAACTCCATGAGCTTTTGCTCACTTGGATAGGTCCTCTAGGGCCTGCCGTTGTGTGCCTATAATGTGCGTGTCCTCTGAGAGCAAATGTCTCTCCTCAGCGCAACGCTGCCTAAAGGAATCCATCAGGAGGCGTCTGTGTCTGCTGTCCATTAATTTCTCCCAGTTTTTGTTCGTATCTTGATCTGCTTAGACATAAAAGAACAACACAACAGCAATATTAGGAAGGAACAGAcacaaagaactgtttggttatgatCACATGCAATGTAAAACGAGATATTTATTGAGATCATTCTACAATTGAAAATTCACTGGACCTCAAAGGGGCTAGGTATAAAGCGAttcaagaaagaaagagaaaggatTTTAACCCGCAGTAGCAAGCTGATCCTCGACTCTGCTGATCTTGGTGTCCAGTTGATTCAGTTCAGTCTGAAGGCCATTAATCTCGCTCTGAAGCTCAAGCCTTCTTGCATCTTTATTTTGATTCTTCAACTGGCCGAGCTACGCAGAACAAAGAAggttatacattattttattttacattaattgcAGCACATCACAAATTGGAAAATAAACTTTCTTACTTCTTTATCCTGCAAAACCTTGTACCTTAGGGTTGAGATTGTCAAggactaaaaacattttcaacatctcaaaatctttttgtaaattattatgtgatattttaaaatgtatacgtCTAGGCCCTCTATATAACTTACTTTTATGCGTCATGGATTTCAAATATCATGTCAcggattttattatatttaaaacaggcaGATGAAAGGATACCATTGAAGATTCCCCCTCATAATTCGAACATTCCTGTACAACATCAttataaaaagcacaaaaaaatacGCTTATATAACTGAGAGCCagtgaatgaaatgaaatattatgGTCAAGAAATCATTTAAGCTTTTAAAATATGCTGGGACGTCACCTCTCTTTGTAAACATGCTGCGTGATATACTTCCAAATAGAAGCACCGGGACCGACACACAACCTTAACAACAACAAAGCATATGAccatattaacataaaaatgtaaatcatttaaagttaatttaaaatacTATGCTGAGACCATTCATAACAAACTTAACTTACGTCTTTAAATAACCATCATCCGGTAGTCTCACTGCTGGCAGCTCAAGCTCCTCAACAGCCCAACGTTTCAGCTCTCGACTGAGACTCCCCATCTTTTCAGactcttttattttaatacacgATAACTACAGTCTCCAAATATCACATGCAGAacaaaaccatcacagaaaaaCGATACTTTCAAAATACGCGGGAGAACTTCTTCGCCTCCGTTGACACTCCGACTGATTCTGCGGATGCTGCCCCATACTGGTCGTTTAACGaaattcatcatttatcaaGTGTAGAAATCATGATTTTAATGCTTTGTTTACCATTCGAAAAACTGTGGCaaaattgtaatgtttaatttaccTTGGTTTTAATATagcaaaattattattattaattttttggtaaaaa containing:
- the haus5 gene encoding HAUS augmin-like complex subunit 5, producing MGSLSRELKRWAVEELELPAVRLPDDGYLKTLCVGPGASIWKYITQHVYKERNVRIMRGNLQWYKVLQDKELGQLKNQNKDARRLELQSEINGLQTELNQLDTKISRVEDQLATADQDTNKNWEKLMDSRHRRLLMDSFRQRCAEERHLLSEDTHIIGTQRQALEDLSKKAEMNLVFGPSGSGNSESGTDPMVLRDIRDLCDDRVLFFRTLLESELKANQSAEFTVDQRSAVIQHWMSAAQNVLCSHPPNQVLSALQTLTSRQQVELEEKIVNLDVGRDVSALGIRYESDQLIDVSAEQKEELASVQSLLQSAWKEVERSYVELAQTRCRRGQLEAELTALMSKPALALDTDPQARSVFELELEAVKQVAVRDNIREQFTQLQLQARQGQEAIRTLQTQWQSVMDFRQLLDWRQEQIRSLIKGNSSLKTELTRVQAEVNQFVQEKLGPQFENVIKAASGQRNSVSQGAKHLSCVSLAALDCRVMNGGQKVPATQLSIHRIQSPALHKLREGLSFPMYMAPEELWSQATNLRLEIRILRRLLHLLSESTAELQTLNAQLASPDQQTLLECVKMTDKEILETLLPRARELTMRCSKGLVYGEQVKTAIAHWWEQPGQFALPEMQREGLTFQQWLQRWKLASKDS
- the fzr1a gene encoding fizzy/cell division cycle 20 related 1a — protein: MDQDYERRLLRQINVQNDNTSPMKVRDVISHLTPTPESPLSSPSKHGDRFIPSRAGANWSINFHRINENEKSPSQNKKTKDATSDTGKADGLAYSALLKNELLGAGIEKVLDPQTEDRRLQPSTPERRSLFSYSLSAKRSTPDDNSVSPYSLSPVSSKSQKLLRSPRKPTRKISKIPFKVLDAPELQDDFYLNLVDWSSLNVLSVGLGTCVYLWSACTSQVTRLCDLSVEGDSVTSVGWSERGNLVAVGTHKGFVQIWDATAGKKLFALEGHTARVGALAWNADQLSSGSRDRMILQRDIRTPPLQSERRLQGHRQEVCGLKWSTDHQLLASGGNDNKLLVWNHSSVLPMQQYTEHLAAVKAIAWSPHQHGLLASGGGTADRCIRFWNTLTAQPLQCIDTGSQVCNLAWSKHTNELVSTHGYSQNQILVWKYPSLTQVAKLTGHSYRVLYLAMSPDGEAIVTGAGDETLRFWNVFSKTRSTKESVSVLNLFTRIR